In one Stenotrophomonas maltophilia genomic region, the following are encoded:
- a CDS encoding YraN family protein: protein MVAERTQRGSAMETAAELHLQQAGLQPRARNVRYRSGELDLVMDDAGTVVFVEVRYRARSDFGGAAASVDPRKCRRLVQAAQLYLQAHPALADAPCRFDVVEASGEPPQLHWLRDAFRLDDC, encoded by the coding sequence GTGGTCGCTGAGCGCACGCAGCGGGGCTCGGCGATGGAAACCGCCGCCGAGCTGCACCTGCAACAGGCCGGGCTGCAGCCACGCGCGCGCAATGTCCGTTATCGAAGCGGTGAACTGGACCTGGTGATGGACGACGCCGGTACCGTGGTTTTCGTGGAGGTGCGGTACCGCGCGCGCAGCGACTTCGGCGGCGCTGCCGCCTCGGTCGACCCCCGCAAATGCCGGCGCCTGGTACAGGCCGCACAGTTGTACCTGCAGGCGCATCCTGCACTGGCCGATGCGCCCTGCCGCTTCGACGTGGTCGAGGCCAGCGGCGAACCGCCACAGCTGCACTGGCTGCGCGACGCATTCCGGCTGGACGACTGCTGA
- a CDS encoding penicillin-binding protein activator, with translation MNKPAARISALSLSLMLLAGCATTSFTSAPESPAQSQALALIEQGKPRDAAMQLEGLAATLRGSARSNALADAAWAWHLAGDSTRARSLLGQLSARQLSGASLQRYQLTGAELALADKQPAQALALLKDNGDNVAPGLRTRWLLARAQALQATGDAFGAASDRARAQAGLTGSARNENQAAISGLLGTLDDATLRSRAAALPANDPLYNFAGRALIARGLPLPRPFDRDGAAQFDTSKRPPAMSDGYRPPAKLAVLLPLSGRLATAAQPVRDGLLAAYYGESRRRPDINFFDTAGTPAGALAAYDKAVASGADFVVGPLGRDEVDAVYGRQPLQVPVLALNRGKDSPPAGSAGFSLAPEDDGIVAAEYLRGRERNRALVISSSDDTGRRAAAAFSQRFTQRGGQVAATVSVPEAVGDVGAQVRNAGQVDAVFLAVRAPQARLLAPQLALAGVGGATRVGTSQLTIGSGKVEEDVALDGIVYPNEAWNVRSVSGLPSASQVASTLPSARGAAGRLFAFGADAWKISSYLDKLANEGGLEGATGTLFLDGNGNILRQPAWSTFSGGRPMPIVGGR, from the coding sequence ATGAACAAGCCCGCCGCACGCATCTCCGCCCTTTCGTTGTCGCTGATGCTCCTGGCCGGCTGTGCCACCACCAGCTTCACCAGCGCGCCCGAATCGCCGGCCCAGAGCCAGGCGCTGGCGCTGATCGAACAGGGCAAGCCGCGCGACGCCGCGATGCAGCTGGAGGGCCTGGCGGCCACCCTGCGCGGCAGCGCGCGCAGCAATGCCCTGGCGGATGCAGCCTGGGCGTGGCACCTGGCCGGCGACAGCACCCGCGCGCGCAGCCTGTTGGGGCAGCTCAGCGCCCGCCAGCTGTCCGGTGCCAGCCTGCAGCGTTACCAGCTGACCGGCGCCGAGCTGGCACTGGCTGACAAGCAACCCGCACAGGCGTTGGCCCTGCTCAAGGACAATGGCGACAACGTCGCACCCGGCCTGCGCACGCGCTGGCTGCTCGCCCGTGCCCAGGCCCTGCAGGCCACTGGCGATGCCTTCGGCGCCGCCAGCGACCGCGCACGCGCGCAGGCCGGCCTCACCGGCAGCGCGCGCAACGAGAACCAGGCGGCCATTTCAGGCCTGCTCGGCACCCTCGACGATGCCACCCTGCGCAGCCGTGCCGCCGCGCTGCCGGCCAACGATCCGCTGTACAACTTCGCCGGCCGTGCGTTGATCGCCCGCGGCCTGCCGCTTCCGCGTCCGTTCGACCGCGACGGTGCCGCCCAGTTCGATACCAGCAAGCGCCCGCCGGCAATGAGCGATGGCTACCGCCCGCCGGCGAAGCTGGCCGTGCTGCTGCCACTCAGTGGCCGCCTTGCCACCGCGGCACAGCCGGTGCGCGATGGCCTGCTCGCCGCCTATTACGGCGAATCGCGCCGCCGCCCGGACATCAATTTCTTCGATACCGCCGGCACGCCGGCCGGTGCATTGGCTGCTTACGACAAGGCAGTGGCCTCCGGTGCCGACTTCGTCGTCGGCCCGCTGGGCCGCGATGAAGTGGATGCGGTATACGGCCGCCAGCCGCTGCAGGTGCCGGTGCTGGCACTGAACCGTGGCAAGGATTCACCGCCGGCCGGCAGCGCCGGCTTCTCGCTCGCCCCGGAAGACGACGGCATCGTCGCCGCCGAATACCTGCGCGGCCGTGAGCGCAATCGCGCCCTGGTCATCAGCAGCAGCGACGATACCGGCCGCCGCGCCGCCGCGGCCTTCTCCCAGCGTTTCACCCAGCGCGGTGGCCAGGTGGCCGCCACGGTATCGGTCCCTGAAGCGGTGGGCGATGTCGGCGCCCAGGTGCGCAATGCCGGCCAGGTCGACGCTGTGTTTCTCGCCGTGCGCGCTCCGCAGGCGCGGCTGCTTGCGCCGCAGCTGGCGCTGGCCGGTGTCGGCGGCGCCACCCGCGTCGGTACGTCCCAGCTGACCATCGGCAGCGGCAAGGTGGAGGAAGACGTGGCACTGGACGGCATCGTCTACCCGAATGAAGCCTGGAACGTGCGCAGTGTCTCCGGCCTGCCGTCGGCCAGCCAGGTCGCCAGCACGCTGCCCAGCGCGCGCGGTGCCGCCGGCCGCCTGTTCGCCTTCGGCGCCGACGCGTGGAAGATCAGCAGCTATCTGGACAAGCTGGCCAACGAAGGCGGCCTGGAAGGCGCCACCGGCACCCTGTTCCTCGATGGCAATGGCAACATCCTGCGCCAGCCGGCGTGGTCGACCTTCAGCGGCGGCCGGCCGATGCCGATCGTCGGTGGTCGCTGA
- the rsmI gene encoding 16S rRNA (cytidine(1402)-2'-O)-methyltransferase yields the protein MSVPTLYVVATPIGNLADLSPRAQEVLRSVAAICAEDTRRSGQLLSHFGIQQPLVALHEHNEDALAQRLVSRLQAGESLALVSDAGTPLVSDPGFRLVRAARAAGIRVSPVPGACAAIAALSVAGLPSDRFSFEGFLPAKASGRRDRLQALAGEVRTMVFYESSHRIAESLADMAAIFGGERPAVLARELTKLFETVLDGDLAALLATVEADENQRKGEFVVMVQGAGDDEEAQLAHGRRVYATLSEHLPPSTAAKLAAELTGAPRKALYGR from the coding sequence ATGAGTGTCCCCACCCTGTATGTCGTCGCCACGCCGATCGGCAACCTGGCCGATCTGAGTCCGCGCGCACAGGAGGTGCTGCGTTCGGTAGCGGCGATCTGTGCCGAAGACACGCGGCGCAGCGGCCAGCTGTTGTCCCATTTCGGCATCCAGCAGCCGCTGGTGGCGCTGCACGAGCACAACGAAGACGCCCTGGCGCAGCGACTGGTCTCGCGCCTGCAGGCGGGCGAATCGCTGGCGCTGGTCAGCGATGCCGGCACGCCGCTGGTCAGCGATCCCGGCTTCCGCCTGGTACGGGCCGCGCGCGCGGCGGGCATCCGGGTCAGCCCGGTTCCGGGTGCCTGTGCCGCCATTGCCGCGCTCAGCGTGGCCGGCCTGCCCAGCGATCGCTTCAGTTTCGAGGGATTCCTGCCGGCCAAGGCCAGCGGGCGCCGCGACCGGCTGCAGGCGCTCGCCGGCGAGGTGCGCACGATGGTGTTCTACGAATCCTCGCACCGGATCGCCGAGTCCCTGGCGGACATGGCGGCGATCTTCGGCGGTGAGCGGCCTGCGGTGCTGGCGCGGGAGCTGACCAAGCTGTTCGAGACCGTGCTGGATGGCGATCTGGCGGCCTTGCTGGCAACGGTCGAAGCCGACGAGAACCAGCGCAAGGGCGAGTTTGTGGTGATGGTGCAGGGGGCCGGCGACGACGAGGAAGCGCAGCTGGCCCATGGCCGTCGCGTCTACGCCACATTGAGCGAGCACCTGCCGCCGTCGACCGCCGCCAAGCTGGCCGCCGAGCTGACCGGCGCACCGCGCAAGGCGTTGTACGGCCGGTAG